The proteins below come from a single Halostagnicola larsenii XH-48 genomic window:
- a CDS encoding Glu/Leu/Phe/Val family dehydrogenase, with protein MSEQANPFESLQSQIDEASSHVDIGNDVLERLKHPERVLETNLTVELDDGSLERFKAFRSQFNGDRGPYKGGIRYHPDVSRDEVKALSGWMVYKCATVGIPYGGGKGGIIIDPDEYSADEIERLTRAFAKELRPLIGVDRDVPAPDVNTGQREMNWIKDTYETLENTTEPGVITGKALDSGGSEGRVEATGRSTVLAAREAFDYLDKDLEGATVAVQGYGNAGWIAAKLIDEMGAKVVAASDSSGGVYNPDGFDPVAAKDHKHETGSITGFEGATDEITNEDVLTLDVDLLIPAALENAIDGELAKSVQADVISEAANGPLTPDADEVLADEDVLVIPDILANAGGVTVSYFEWVQNRQRFYWSEERVNEELESIIVEAFDDLVESYEENDLESFRTAAYVVALERVAGAFEEAGTFP; from the coding sequence ATGTCGGAGCAAGCCAACCCGTTCGAAAGTTTGCAATCCCAGATCGACGAGGCCAGCTCACACGTCGACATTGGCAACGACGTTCTCGAGCGTCTCAAACACCCAGAACGCGTACTCGAGACGAATCTCACCGTCGAACTCGACGACGGATCGCTCGAGCGATTCAAAGCGTTTCGCTCGCAATTTAACGGCGACCGCGGTCCGTACAAGGGCGGCATTCGATACCATCCGGACGTTTCCCGCGACGAAGTAAAAGCGCTGTCCGGCTGGATGGTGTACAAATGTGCAACCGTGGGCATTCCCTACGGCGGCGGCAAAGGCGGAATTATCATCGACCCCGACGAGTACTCCGCCGACGAAATCGAACGACTGACGCGGGCGTTCGCGAAGGAACTCCGCCCGTTGATCGGCGTCGACCGCGACGTTCCCGCACCCGACGTAAACACGGGTCAGCGGGAGATGAACTGGATCAAAGACACCTACGAGACGCTCGAGAACACCACCGAGCCCGGCGTCATCACCGGGAAAGCGCTCGATTCGGGCGGTAGCGAGGGCCGCGTCGAGGCGACGGGACGATCGACCGTCCTCGCCGCGCGCGAAGCCTTCGACTACCTCGATAAGGACCTCGAAGGCGCAACGGTCGCCGTACAGGGCTATGGCAACGCCGGCTGGATCGCCGCGAAACTGATCGACGAGATGGGCGCGAAAGTCGTCGCCGCGAGCGACTCGAGCGGCGGCGTCTACAACCCGGACGGCTTCGATCCCGTCGCGGCGAAAGATCACAAACACGAAACCGGCTCCATCACCGGATTCGAGGGCGCGACCGACGAAATCACGAACGAAGATGTCCTCACGCTCGACGTCGATCTCCTGATCCCTGCGGCCCTCGAGAACGCGATCGACGGCGAACTCGCGAAATCCGTGCAGGCGGACGTCATTTCGGAGGCGGCAAACGGGCCGCTGACGCCCGACGCCGACGAGGTACTCGCGGACGAAGACGTGCTGGTCATTCCCGACATTCTCGCAAACGCGGGCGGCGTCACCGTCTCGTACTTCGAATGGGTGCAGAACCGACAGCGCTTCTACTGGTCCGAAGAGCGCGTCAACGAGGAACTCGAGTCGATCATCGTCGAGGCCTTCGACGATCTGGTCGAGAGCTACGAAGAAAACGACCTCGAGTCGTTCCGGACGGCAGCGTACGTGGTCGCCCTCGAGCGCGTTGCCGGAGCGTTCGAAGAAGCCGGAACGTTCCCCTGA
- a CDS encoding DUF2062 domain-containing protein — MIRDRLAVYRDRVRRELTAAFAENHTPHEVAFSFSIGLFVTSMPTGGLGLGLLAILAYWYAWASKTAMFAAVVVLNPFVKPAVYVGSYQLGSTFLGSDQLVTVKHEAVDTVIELVQFLLVGNVIIGLAMSGIGYLVVLHLTRSYRQREDTSFRSSIVSIALSPFDRRK, encoded by the coding sequence ATGATCCGAGATCGGCTGGCGGTGTACCGTGATCGCGTTCGACGCGAGTTAACCGCCGCATTCGCCGAGAACCATACACCGCACGAGGTGGCGTTTAGTTTTTCGATCGGTCTGTTCGTAACGTCGATGCCAACCGGCGGGCTTGGGCTCGGATTGCTGGCCATTCTTGCCTACTGGTACGCCTGGGCGAGTAAAACGGCGATGTTCGCGGCCGTCGTCGTTTTGAATCCGTTCGTCAAACCAGCGGTGTACGTCGGCAGTTACCAGCTTGGAAGTACGTTTCTGGGTTCGGACCAACTGGTCACCGTCAAGCACGAGGCGGTTGATACGGTGATCGAACTCGTCCAGTTCCTGCTCGTCGGAAACGTCATCATCGGACTGGCGATGTCCGGTATCGGCTATCTGGTGGTGTTACACTTGACACGGTCGTATCGCCAGCGAGAGGACACGTCTTTCCGTTCGTCGATCGTTTCGATCGCGCTTTCGCCGTTCGACCGGAGGAAGTAA
- a CDS encoding acyl-CoA dehydrogenase family protein — translation MEADLSDEHRMIRQTVRDVCTDEIAPIAQEIEDEHRFPDEIFEMFADLDIMGVPIDEEYGGLGGDTLMYALIAEEIGTVSGSIGLSYVAHTSLASKPLELFGTEAQKERWLRPLAEGEYLGGWALTEPESGSDASGMSTTARKDGSEWVLDGTKQFITNASVAGSILVKAVTDPDAGYDGISTFIVDPNEDEGFEVTTTWEKMGLNASPTCEISLDSVRLPADRLLGEEGEGWEQTKKTLDGGRISIAALSTGLAQGAYEHAKRYSTEREQFDQPISKFDAVRDKIVDMYRKTERARLLTHKAARKYDRGEPVTKASALAKLDASEAAREVAEDAVQVLGGYGYTTDFAPQRFYRDAKLMEIGEGTSEIQHLVIGRELGL, via the coding sequence ATGGAAGCCGACCTATCCGACGAGCATCGGATGATTCGACAGACCGTCAGAGACGTCTGTACGGACGAAATCGCACCGATCGCTCAGGAGATCGAGGACGAACACCGGTTTCCCGACGAGATTTTCGAGATGTTCGCCGATCTCGATATCATGGGCGTTCCCATCGACGAGGAGTACGGTGGGCTCGGCGGCGATACGTTGATGTACGCGCTGATCGCCGAGGAAATCGGTACGGTTTCGGGGTCGATCGGCCTGTCCTACGTCGCACACACGTCTCTGGCGTCGAAACCGCTCGAGTTGTTCGGCACCGAGGCACAGAAAGAACGGTGGCTTCGGCCGCTCGCCGAGGGCGAGTATCTCGGCGGCTGGGCACTAACCGAACCCGAAAGCGGATCGGACGCGTCCGGAATGAGTACGACAGCCCGCAAAGACGGCTCGGAGTGGGTTCTCGACGGGACGAAGCAGTTTATCACCAATGCATCGGTGGCGGGGTCGATCCTCGTCAAGGCCGTGACCGATCCCGACGCGGGGTACGACGGGATTTCGACGTTCATCGTCGATCCGAACGAGGACGAGGGCTTCGAGGTGACGACGACCTGGGAGAAAATGGGGCTCAACGCCTCGCCCACCTGCGAGATTTCCCTCGATAGCGTGCGATTGCCGGCGGATCGACTGCTCGGCGAGGAGGGCGAGGGATGGGAACAGACGAAAAAGACCCTCGACGGTGGCCGGATTTCGATCGCCGCGCTCTCGACGGGACTGGCACAGGGGGCCTACGAGCACGCGAAACGCTACAGCACCGAGCGCGAACAGTTCGACCAGCCGATTTCGAAGTTCGACGCCGTTCGAGACAAGATCGTCGATATGTACCGTAAAACCGAGCGAGCGCGCCTGCTCACTCACAAGGCCGCCCGGAAGTACGATCGAGGTGAACCAGTCACGAAGGCCTCCGCCCTCGCGAAACTCGACGCCAGCGAAGCCGCTCGAGAGGTCGCCGAAGACGCGGTGCAGGTACTCGGCGGATACGGCTACACGACCGACTTCGCGCCGCAGCGGTTCTATCGCGACGCGAAGCTCATGGAGATCGGCGAAGGAACGAGCGAGATCCAACACCTCGTCATCGGTCGGGAACTCGGTCTCTAA
- a CDS encoding HpcH/HpaI aldolase/citrate lyase family protein produces MARRSVLFTPGDQSELLRKAPRSGADVIVFDLEDAVSPNRKSDARAAVASVLSDSEFDPDCEVCVRVTGNSTEIEADLEAILEADFGDPLVDSVMLPKVASAEDVRSLVDRLAEHGTTLPVFALVENAAGVLAAPDIASVPETTALVFGAEDLAADIGATRTAEGTEVLYARERVVLAASAADIDAIDTVFTDFEDESGLREEAAFAVQLGYDGKLAIHPAQVDPITDAFVPSVEDLEWARAVLAAKRDADDAGRGVFEVDGEMIDAPLIARAERILERSGAPSEHN; encoded by the coding sequence ATGGCTCGTCGAAGCGTTCTGTTCACCCCGGGCGATCAGTCCGAACTGCTCCGGAAAGCGCCCCGTTCCGGTGCGGACGTGATCGTTTTCGACCTCGAGGATGCGGTGTCTCCGAATCGAAAATCGGACGCTCGAGCGGCCGTCGCGTCGGTTCTCTCCGACTCCGAGTTCGATCCCGACTGCGAGGTCTGCGTGAGAGTTACCGGGAATTCAACGGAGATCGAGGCGGATCTCGAGGCGATACTCGAGGCCGATTTCGGCGATCCGCTCGTCGATAGCGTCATGCTTCCGAAGGTCGCCTCGGCCGAGGACGTTCGGTCGCTCGTCGACAGACTTGCCGAACACGGTACAACACTGCCGGTTTTCGCCCTCGTCGAGAACGCGGCGGGCGTGTTGGCCGCGCCCGACATCGCGTCGGTTCCCGAAACGACGGCGCTCGTGTTCGGCGCGGAGGACCTCGCCGCGGATATCGGTGCGACGCGAACGGCAGAGGGAACGGAGGTGCTCTACGCTCGAGAACGCGTCGTCCTCGCCGCGTCGGCCGCCGATATCGACGCGATCGACACCGTCTTCACCGATTTCGAGGACGAGTCGGGCCTGCGCGAGGAGGCGGCGTTCGCCGTTCAACTGGGGTACGACGGCAAACTCGCGATCCACCCTGCACAGGTCGACCCGATCACCGACGCGTTCGTCCCGTCCGTCGAGGACCTCGAGTGGGCTCGAGCCGTTCTGGCGGCCAAACGCGACGCGGACGACGCCGGTCGAGGCGTCTTCGAAGTCGACGGCGAAATGATCGACGCGCCCCTGATCGCACGCGCCGAGCGAATTCTCGAGCGCTCGGGCGCCCCCTCCGAACACAACTGA